A region of Streptomyces sp. NBC_01788 DNA encodes the following proteins:
- a CDS encoding stage II sporulation protein M, with the protein MDLDVFVSAHRAEWDRLDTLLRRRRRLTGMEADELVALYQRTATHLSLIQSSAPDPQLTGRLSQLVAGARSAVTGTRRASWRDVTRFLLEGFPAAVYRARHWWVPTALVSTVVAALLGWWIGTHPEVQAAIAAPDELRQLTRPGGEYETYYSSHPAAAFAAQVWTNNAQAAAMCLVLGVFLGLPVLWILFQNMLNLGVGIGLMSSAGRLDTFLGLVLPHGLLELTAVFVAAGTGLRLGWTVIDPGPRSRRAALAEEGRAALGMAIGLALVLFVSGAIEGFVTPSGLPTWARIGIGILAELAFLAYVYVLGGRAARAGGTGDVEPIERSATVPTAA; encoded by the coding sequence ATGGACCTGGACGTCTTCGTCTCCGCCCACCGAGCGGAATGGGACCGCCTCGACACCCTGCTCCGCCGCAGGCGCAGGCTCACCGGCATGGAGGCCGACGAACTCGTCGCCCTCTACCAGCGCACCGCCACCCACCTCTCCCTGATCCAGTCCAGCGCACCCGACCCGCAGCTGACGGGCCGGCTCAGCCAGCTCGTGGCGGGCGCGCGCAGCGCTGTGACGGGGACCCGCCGTGCCTCGTGGCGGGACGTCACCCGCTTCCTGCTGGAGGGGTTCCCCGCGGCGGTCTACCGGGCTCGCCACTGGTGGGTTCCCACCGCACTCGTGTCCACCGTCGTCGCGGCACTCCTGGGGTGGTGGATAGGGACACACCCCGAGGTGCAGGCCGCGATCGCGGCACCCGACGAACTGCGGCAGCTCACCCGTCCCGGCGGCGAGTACGAGACCTACTACTCCAGCCACCCCGCGGCCGCCTTCGCCGCCCAGGTCTGGACGAACAACGCGCAGGCCGCCGCGATGTGCCTGGTCCTGGGCGTCTTCCTGGGGCTGCCGGTCCTGTGGATCCTCTTCCAGAACATGCTCAACCTCGGTGTGGGCATCGGCCTGATGTCCTCGGCCGGCCGCCTCGACACCTTCCTCGGCCTCGTCCTCCCTCATGGTCTGCTCGAACTGACCGCGGTCTTCGTCGCTGCCGGTACGGGGCTGCGCCTGGGCTGGACGGTCATCGACCCCGGTCCCCGCTCCCGCCGCGCCGCTCTCGCCGAAGAGGGCCGGGCCGCGCTGGGCATGGCGATCGGCCTGGCCCTCGTTCTCTTCGTCTCCGGCGCCATCGAAGGCTTCGTCACGCCGTCGGGACTGCCCACCTGGGCCCGCATAGGCATCGGGATCCTCGCCGAGCTGGCCTTCCTGGCCTACGTCTACGTCCTCGGCGGTCGAGCGGCACGGGCCGGCGGCACAGGGGACGTGGAGCCGATCGAGCGAAGCGCGACCGTGCCGACCGCCGCCTGA
- a CDS encoding SIS domain-containing protein yields the protein MLDESLLDAPEGLAAADSRGLLRGAAEAGARVRTAARNATEAGVAGLRPDGRPRAVLIVGPGAAATHAADLLGTLAGAGSPVTRLAPTGVASAAGALRWELPGWAGSVDLLLIATPDGTEPSLSLLAEQAYRRGCTVVAVAPAGTPLAEALEGARGLFIPMATAPYDHDEPLAGSAPGVLWALLTPLLALLDRVGLLAAPPDALEKVADRLDQIAERCGPAIVTYSNPAKTLAAELADALPVIWTEGASAGPAGRRFAAGLAELSGIPAVVAELPEALAAHTALLAGPLAASADPDDFFRDRVEERPALHARVVLLRDRPLGGLTAAPAARDLALSHDTPISELEPGPGDEIESLAELIAVTDFTAVYLALASGT from the coding sequence ATGCTCGACGAATCGCTGCTCGACGCCCCTGAGGGGCTCGCCGCCGCCGACAGTCGCGGACTGCTCCGCGGTGCCGCCGAGGCCGGTGCCCGCGTCCGGACCGCCGCCCGGAACGCCACCGAGGCCGGAGTGGCCGGCCTCAGGCCCGACGGCCGCCCCCGCGCCGTCCTGATCGTCGGCCCCGGAGCCGCCGCCACCCACGCGGCCGACCTGCTCGGCACGCTCGCCGGCGCCGGCAGCCCCGTGACCCGGCTGGCGCCCACGGGCGTGGCCTCCGCAGCCGGCGCCCTGCGCTGGGAGCTGCCCGGCTGGGCCGGCTCCGTCGACCTGCTGCTGATCGCCACCCCTGACGGCACCGAACCGAGCCTGTCCCTGCTCGCCGAGCAGGCCTACCGGCGCGGCTGCACGGTCGTCGCCGTGGCCCCGGCCGGAACCCCGCTCGCCGAGGCCCTCGAAGGCGCCCGCGGCCTGTTCATCCCCATGGCCACGGCCCCCTACGACCACGACGAACCCCTCGCCGGATCCGCCCCGGGGGTCCTGTGGGCGTTGCTCACACCGCTGCTGGCCCTCCTGGACCGCGTCGGCCTGCTCGCCGCCCCGCCCGACGCCTTGGAGAAGGTCGCCGACCGGCTCGACCAGATCGCCGAGCGCTGCGGACCCGCCATCGTCACCTACAGCAACCCGGCCAAGACCCTCGCCGCCGAACTCGCCGACGCGCTGCCGGTCATCTGGACCGAGGGCGCCTCCGCGGGACCCGCGGGGCGCCGCTTCGCCGCCGGGCTCGCCGAACTGTCCGGCATCCCCGCGGTCGTCGCCGAACTGCCCGAGGCCCTCGCCGCGCACACCGCGCTGCTCGCCGGTCCGCTGGCCGCCAGCGCCGACCCGGACGACTTCTTCCGCGACCGCGTCGAGGAACGGCCCGCCCTGCACGCGCGCGTGGTACTGCTGCGCGACCGCCCGCTGGGCGGCCTGACCGCGGCCCCGGCCGCCCGGGACCTGGCCCTCAGCCACGACACGCCGATCAGCGAACTGGAGCCGGGCCCCGGCGACGAGATCGAGAGCCTCGCGGAACTGATCGCCGTCACGGATTTCACCGCCGTTTACCTGGCGCTCGCCTCCGGCACCTGA
- a CDS encoding metallopeptidase family protein produces MDNRVPPRAAGPGPRRRDRHGRGMRGPIAPPQVPLAASRAEAFADLVQDSVDRLERRWPQLADIDFFVVEVPRLDGPGQAWSDEVVPLGGTVASREGRRARVVVYRRPVEIRTKGRDERAALVHEVVVEQVAELLGLTPETVDPRYGED; encoded by the coding sequence ATGGACAACCGTGTACCGCCCCGTGCCGCCGGCCCCGGGCCCCGACGACGTGATCGCCACGGCCGGGGCATGCGCGGCCCGATCGCCCCGCCGCAGGTGCCCCTCGCCGCGAGCCGTGCCGAGGCGTTCGCGGATCTGGTGCAGGACTCCGTGGACCGGCTGGAGCGGCGCTGGCCGCAACTGGCCGACATCGACTTCTTCGTGGTGGAGGTGCCGCGGCTGGACGGGCCGGGGCAGGCGTGGAGCGACGAGGTGGTGCCGCTCGGGGGTACGGTCGCGTCGCGCGAGGGCCGACGCGCGCGCGTGGTGGTCTACCGGCGGCCGGTGGAGATCCGCACCAAGGGCCGCGACGAGCGGGCCGCCCTGGTGCACGAGGTCGTGGTCGAACAGGTGGCCGAGCTGCTGGGGCTGACCCCGGAGACGGTCGACCCCCGGTACGGCGAGGACTGA
- a CDS encoding DUF58 domain-containing protein: protein MALTGRAALLAALGSLPVGIWDPGWSGILAVNAPLAVACACDYALAAPVRNLVLTRSGDASVRLGESADVTLTVTNPSRRPLRARLRDAWPPSSWQQGTETAASRHRLTVPPGERRRVTTRLRPTRRGDRQADRVTIRSYGPLGLFARQGTHEVPWTVRVLPPFTSRKHLPSKLARLRELDGRTSVLMRGEGTEFDSLREYVPGDDTRSIDWRATARQSAVAVRTWRPERDRHILLVLDTGRTSAGRVGDAPRLDASMDAALLLAALASRAGDRVDLLAYDRRVRALVQGRSAGDVLPSLVDAMATLEPELVETDARGLTATALRTAPRRSLIVLLTSLDAAPVEEGLLPVLPQLTKRHTVLVASVADPLVARMAGVRGNVDAVYEAAAAAQAQTERHHTAEQLRRHGVTVVDATPDDLAPTLADAYLALKTAGKL, encoded by the coding sequence ATGGCTCTCACCGGACGCGCCGCGCTGCTCGCGGCCCTCGGCTCCCTCCCGGTCGGCATCTGGGACCCGGGCTGGTCGGGCATCCTCGCCGTGAACGCCCCCTTGGCCGTGGCCTGCGCCTGCGACTACGCCCTGGCGGCGCCGGTGCGGAACCTCGTCCTGACGCGCTCCGGGGACGCCTCCGTGCGCCTGGGCGAGAGCGCCGACGTCACTCTCACGGTCACGAACCCCTCGCGCCGTCCGCTGCGTGCCCGGCTCCGTGACGCCTGGCCCCCCAGCAGCTGGCAGCAGGGCACCGAGACGGCGGCCTCCAGGCACCGGCTGACCGTGCCACCGGGCGAACGCCGCCGCGTCACCACCCGCCTGCGCCCCACCCGCCGCGGCGACCGCCAGGCGGACCGCGTGACCATCCGGTCCTACGGTCCGCTCGGGCTCTTCGCCCGCCAGGGCACCCACGAGGTTCCCTGGACGGTACGGGTGCTGCCCCCGTTCACCAGCCGGAAGCACCTGCCGTCGAAGCTCGCGCGGCTGCGGGAACTCGACGGCCGCACCAGTGTGCTCATGCGCGGAGAGGGAACGGAGTTCGACAGCCTGCGCGAGTACGTCCCCGGCGACGACACCCGCTCCATCGACTGGCGCGCCACGGCCCGCCAGTCCGCGGTCGCCGTCCGTACCTGGCGCCCTGAGCGCGACCGGCACATCCTGCTCGTCCTGGACACCGGCCGCACCTCGGCGGGCCGCGTGGGCGACGCACCACGCCTGGACGCCTCCATGGACGCCGCCCTGCTCCTCGCGGCCCTCGCCTCCCGCGCCGGCGACCGCGTCGACCTGCTGGCCTACGACCGCCGGGTCCGTGCCCTGGTCCAGGGCCGCTCCGCGGGAGATGTCCTGCCGTCACTGGTCGACGCCATGGCGACACTGGAACCCGAACTCGTCGAGACGGACGCCCGCGGCCTTACGGCCACTGCCCTGCGTACGGCTCCGCGCCGTTCGCTGATCGTGCTCCTGACGAGCCTGGACGCGGCCCCTGTCGAGGAGGGCCTGCTGCCCGTGCTCCCTCAACTCACCAAGCGCCATACGGTCCTGGTGGCCTCGGTGGCGGATCCGCTGGTGGCACGAATGGCCGGGGTCCGTGGAAACGTGGACGCGGTCTACGAAGCCGCCGCCGCGGCCCAGGCGCAGACAGAACGCCACCACACCGCGGAGCAACTCCGCCGCCACGGTGTCACCGTCGTCGACGCCACGCCGGACGACCTGGCGCCGACGCTGGCAGACGCGTATCTGGCGTTGAAGACGGCGGGGAAGCTTTAG
- a CDS encoding phosphomannomutase/phosphoglucomutase, with the protein MAADLSQIVKAYDVRGVVPDQWDESLAELFGAAFAQVTGAEALVTGHDMRPSSPGLARAFARGAARHGADVTGIGLCSTDQLYYASGALDLPGAMFTASHNPAEYNGIKMCRAGAAPVGQDSGLADIRELVERWLASGAPEPAARQGTISRRDTLHDYAAYLRSLVDLDSLRHLKVVVDAGNGMGGHTVPTVFDGLPVDLVPMYFELDGTFPNHEANPLDPANLVDLQKRVRAEGADLGIAFDGDADRCFVIDERGEPVSPSAITALVAARELGKNGGKGVIIHNLITSWSVPEVVEENGGTPARTRVGHSFIKAEMARTGAIFGGEHSAHYYFKDFWNADTGMLAALHVLAALGGQDGPLSALVAQYDRYAGSGEINSTVDDQAARLTAIRSAYEGRADVTLDELDGLTVSAADWWFNVRPSNTEPLLRLNAEARDEPTMAKVRDEALAIIRG; encoded by the coding sequence GTGGCTGCTGATCTGTCGCAGATCGTGAAGGCGTACGACGTACGCGGGGTGGTCCCGGATCAGTGGGACGAGTCGCTGGCCGAGCTCTTCGGTGCGGCCTTCGCCCAGGTGACCGGCGCCGAGGCCCTCGTGACCGGCCACGACATGAGGCCCTCCTCGCCCGGCCTGGCCCGCGCCTTCGCCCGCGGCGCGGCCCGTCACGGCGCCGACGTCACCGGGATCGGACTGTGCTCCACGGACCAGCTCTACTACGCCTCCGGCGCCCTGGACCTGCCCGGCGCGATGTTCACGGCCTCGCACAACCCGGCCGAGTACAACGGCATCAAGATGTGCCGCGCGGGCGCGGCCCCCGTCGGCCAGGACTCCGGACTGGCGGACATCCGCGAACTGGTCGAGCGGTGGCTCGCCTCGGGCGCCCCGGAGCCGGCCGCCCGGCAGGGGACGATCAGCCGGCGTGACACGCTGCACGACTACGCCGCCTACCTGCGCTCCCTCGTGGACCTGGACTCCCTGCGCCACCTGAAGGTCGTCGTCGACGCGGGCAACGGCATGGGCGGCCACACCGTCCCGACCGTCTTCGACGGCCTGCCCGTCGACCTCGTCCCGATGTACTTCGAACTGGACGGCACCTTCCCCAACCACGAGGCCAACCCCCTCGACCCGGCCAACCTCGTCGACCTCCAGAAGCGGGTCCGCGCGGAGGGCGCCGACCTCGGCATCGCCTTCGACGGCGACGCCGACCGCTGCTTCGTGATCGACGAGCGCGGCGAGCCGGTCTCCCCGTCCGCGATCACCGCACTGGTCGCCGCCCGCGAACTGGGGAAGAACGGCGGCAAGGGCGTGATCATCCACAACCTCATCACCTCCTGGTCGGTCCCGGAGGTGGTCGAGGAGAACGGCGGCACGCCCGCCCGCACCCGCGTGGGCCACTCCTTCATCAAGGCCGAAATGGCGAGGACCGGCGCGATCTTCGGCGGCGAGCACTCCGCGCACTACTACTTCAAGGACTTCTGGAACGCCGACACCGGCATGCTCGCCGCCCTGCACGTCCTCGCGGCCCTCGGCGGCCAGGACGGCCCGCTGTCCGCCCTCGTCGCCCAGTACGACCGCTATGCCGGTTCCGGCGAGATCAACTCCACGGTCGACGACCAGGCCGCCCGCCTCACAGCGATCAGGTCGGCCTACGAAGGCCGCGCGGACGTCACCCTCGACGAACTCGACGGTCTCACGGTCAGCGCCGCCGACTGGTGGTTCAACGTCCGCCCGTCCAACACCGAACCGCTCCTGCGGCTGAACGCCGAGGCCCGCGACGAGCCGACGATGGCCAAGGTGCGCGACGAGGCCCTCGCGATCATCCGGGGCTGA
- a CDS encoding Trm112 family protein, whose product MPLEAGLLEILACPACHAPLKEQEAELVCTGQDCGLAYPVRDGIPVLLVDEARRPA is encoded by the coding sequence ATGCCGCTCGAAGCCGGCCTCCTGGAGATCCTCGCCTGCCCGGCCTGCCACGCCCCCCTCAAGGAGCAGGAAGCCGAGCTGGTCTGCACCGGGCAGGACTGCGGTCTGGCGTACCCCGTCCGCGACGGCATCCCCGTCCTGCTGGTCGACGAGGCCCGCCGCCCGGCGTGA
- a CDS encoding DUF3499 domain-containing protein: MESRRGPLKSAVPSNVVSLVRRCSRTACGRPAVATLTYVYADSTAVLGPLATYAEPHCYDLCAEHSERLTAPRGWEVVRLLDGSAPARPSGDDLEALANAVREAARPQERAAEAGGGARTADPMEVARRGHLRVLRSPDN; this comes from the coding sequence GTGGAGAGTCGTCGCGGCCCGCTCAAGAGTGCGGTACCGTCCAACGTCGTGAGCCTTGTACGTCGCTGTTCGCGCACCGCTTGCGGCCGTCCCGCCGTAGCGACGCTGACGTACGTCTACGCCGACTCGACCGCTGTCCTCGGCCCGCTCGCGACCTACGCCGAACCCCACTGCTACGACCTGTGCGCCGAACACTCCGAGCGCCTCACCGCCCCGCGCGGCTGGGAGGTCGTCCGGCTCCTCGACGGCTCGGCTCCCGCGCGGCCCAGTGGCGACGATCTGGAAGCGCTTGCCAACGCCGTGCGCGAGGCCGCCAGGCCCCAGGAACGGGCGGCCGAGGCCGGTGGCGGAGCGCGTACCGCGGACCCGATGGAGGTCGCTCGCCGCGGCCACCTGCGCGTGCTGCGCTCGCCCGACAACTGA
- the manA gene encoding mannose-6-phosphate isomerase, class I, which yields MDRLDNTIRPYAWGSTTAIPHLLGVEPSGEPQAELWMGAHPGAPSRTARGTLADVIDAGPEEELGAGTVAKFGPNLPFLLKILAAGAPLSLQVHPDLEQAKEGYADEERRGVPADAPHRNYKDANHKPELVCALTEFDGLCGFRAPNRAADLLEALGVDSLKPYIEVLRTRPEEAALREVLTALLTADREEMAATVTEAAAACARLGGDHAPYAGIARHYPGDPGVLAAMLLNHFRLKPGEAVFLGAGIPHAYLDGLGVEIMANSDNVLRCGLTPKHVDVPELLRIVRFEAGDPGIMSPEAGPDGEEVYDTPVDEFRLSRYVLSEGTADVDLTLGTPQILLCTTGSVRAGEQQLTPGQSVFVPAGEKAGASGTGTLFRATVVV from the coding sequence ATGGACCGCCTCGACAACACGATCCGCCCCTACGCCTGGGGTTCCACCACCGCCATCCCGCACCTGCTGGGTGTCGAACCGAGCGGCGAGCCCCAGGCGGAGCTGTGGATGGGGGCCCACCCGGGCGCACCCTCGCGCACCGCACGCGGCACCCTCGCCGACGTCATCGACGCCGGCCCCGAGGAGGAACTCGGCGCCGGGACGGTCGCGAAGTTCGGCCCGAATCTGCCCTTCCTGCTCAAGATCCTCGCCGCCGGCGCCCCGCTCTCCCTCCAGGTCCACCCCGACCTGGAGCAGGCCAAGGAGGGATACGCCGACGAGGAGCGCCGAGGCGTCCCCGCCGACGCCCCGCACCGCAACTACAAGGACGCCAACCACAAACCCGAACTGGTCTGCGCACTCACCGAGTTCGACGGCCTGTGCGGCTTCCGCGCGCCGAACCGGGCCGCCGACCTGCTCGAAGCCCTCGGTGTCGACTCCCTCAAGCCGTACATCGAGGTGCTGCGCACCCGCCCCGAGGAAGCCGCCCTGCGCGAGGTCCTCACCGCGCTCCTCACCGCCGACCGCGAGGAGATGGCCGCGACGGTCACCGAGGCCGCGGCCGCCTGCGCCCGCCTCGGCGGCGACCACGCCCCCTACGCCGGCATCGCCCGCCACTACCCGGGCGACCCGGGCGTGCTGGCCGCGATGCTCCTCAACCACTTCCGCCTCAAGCCGGGCGAGGCGGTCTTCCTCGGCGCCGGCATCCCGCACGCCTACCTCGACGGCCTGGGCGTGGAGATCATGGCCAACTCCGACAACGTCCTGCGCTGCGGCCTGACCCCCAAGCACGTCGACGTCCCCGAACTCCTGCGCATCGTCCGCTTCGAGGCAGGCGACCCCGGCATCATGTCCCCGGAAGCCGGCCCCGACGGCGAGGAGGTCTACGACACCCCCGTCGACGAGTTCCGCCTCTCCCGCTACGTCCTGTCCGAGGGCACCGCCGACGTCGACCTCACCCTCGGCACCCCGCAGATCCTGCTCTGCACGACCGGCTCCGTCCGGGCCGGCGAGCAGCAACTGACCCCGGGGCAGTCCGTGTTCGTCCCGGCCGGCGAGAAGGCCGGGGCATCCGGCACCGGCACCCTGTTCCGCGCCACCGTCGTCGTATGA
- the ahcY gene encoding adenosylhomocysteinase, with translation MTTVENRQDFKVADLSLAEFGRKEISLAEHEMPGLMTIRAEYAEKQPLKGARVTGSLHMTVQTAVLIETLTALGARVRWASCNIFSTQDHAAAAIAVGPHGTPEDPQGVPVFAWKGETLEEYWWCTEQALTWPDSPTGGPNMILDDGGDATLLVHNGVEYEKDGKVPSPDTAESDEHRVILELLNRTLGENPQKWTQLASEIRGVTEETTTGVHRLYEMQREGTLLFPAINVNDAVTKSKFDNKYGCRHSLVDGINRATDVLIGGKTAVVCGYGDVGKGCAESLRGQGARVIITEIDPICALQAAMDGYQVTTLDEVVETADIFVTTTGNKDIILASDMAKMKHQAIVGNIGHFDNEIDMAGLAKTPGIVKDEVKPQVHTWTFPDGKKIIVLSEGRLLNLGNATGHPSFVMSNSFADQTLAQIELYTKPDEYPTGVYVLPKHLDEKVARLHLDALGVKLTTLRPEQAAYIGVEVDGPYKSDHYRY, from the coding sequence ATGACGACTGTCGAGAACCGACAGGACTTCAAGGTCGCCGACCTGTCCCTGGCCGAGTTCGGCCGCAAGGAGATCTCCCTCGCCGAGCACGAGATGCCGGGCCTCATGACCATCCGTGCGGAGTACGCCGAGAAGCAGCCGCTCAAGGGCGCCCGCGTCACCGGCTCCCTGCACATGACCGTGCAGACCGCCGTCCTGATCGAGACCCTGACGGCCCTCGGCGCGCGCGTCCGCTGGGCGTCCTGCAACATCTTCTCCACCCAGGACCACGCGGCCGCCGCCATCGCCGTCGGCCCCCACGGCACCCCCGAGGACCCGCAGGGCGTTCCGGTCTTCGCCTGGAAGGGCGAGACCCTCGAGGAGTACTGGTGGTGCACCGAGCAGGCGCTGACCTGGCCGGACAGCCCCACCGGCGGCCCGAACATGATCCTGGACGACGGCGGCGACGCCACCCTGCTCGTCCACAACGGCGTCGAGTACGAGAAGGACGGCAAGGTCCCCTCGCCCGACACCGCCGAGTCCGACGAGCACCGCGTCATCCTGGAGCTGCTGAACCGCACCCTGGGCGAGAACCCCCAGAAGTGGACCCAGCTGGCCTCCGAGATCCGGGGCGTCACCGAGGAGACCACCACCGGCGTGCACCGCCTGTACGAGATGCAGCGCGAGGGCACCCTCCTGTTCCCGGCGATCAACGTCAACGACGCCGTCACCAAGTCGAAGTTCGACAACAAGTACGGCTGCCGGCACTCCCTGGTCGACGGCATCAACCGCGCCACCGACGTCCTGATCGGCGGCAAGACCGCCGTCGTGTGCGGCTACGGCGACGTGGGCAAGGGCTGCGCGGAGTCCCTGCGCGGCCAGGGCGCCCGCGTGATCATCACCGAGATCGACCCGATCTGCGCCCTCCAGGCGGCGATGGACGGCTACCAGGTCACCACGCTGGACGAGGTCGTCGAGACGGCCGACATCTTCGTCACCACCACCGGCAACAAGGACATCATCCTCGCCTCCGACATGGCGAAGATGAAGCACCAGGCCATCGTCGGCAACATCGGCCACTTCGACAACGAGATCGACATGGCCGGCCTCGCCAAGACCCCCGGCATCGTCAAGGACGAGGTCAAGCCGCAGGTCCACACTTGGACCTTCCCGGACGGCAAGAAGATCATCGTGCTGTCCGAGGGCCGCCTGCTGAACCTGGGCAACGCCACCGGCCACCCGTCGTTCGTGATGTCCAACTCCTTCGCGGACCAGACCCTGGCCCAGATCGAGCTGTACACCAAGCCCGACGAGTACCCGACCGGTGTCTACGTGCTGCCCAAGCACCTCGACGAGAAGGTCGCGCGCCTCCACCTGGACGCCCTCGGCGTCAAGCTCACCACGCTGCGCCCCGAGCAGGCCGCGTACATCGGCGTGGAGGTCGACGGCCCGTACAAGTCGGACCACTACCGCTACTGA
- a CDS encoding RDD family protein produces MSELVTGEAVALEVRPARLPSRALAVLLDLVVTVMVYVVVSFGLLAATASLDEAAQIAVSIGTFLLVLVGGPIAVETLSHGRSLGKMACGLRVVRDDGGPIRFRHALVRGAIGVVEILMTFGAVACISSLVSARGRRLGDVFAGTLVVRERVPAGQATAVPPPPPWLAGRFSELDLSAVPDGLWLAIRQYLTRMQHLDPRVGWNMAERLAADLVALTGTPAPREIPPAMYLAAVLQERQAREARRTFGGGYGAGAFAAEGGVPVAGFGAAPGGPGFPPPQPPVYGAPQSQAYGVGEHPGAPVSAAAASPAAPQDTPSWGAPAMDLPSQDAAFEDTSRTERPGTGFVPPA; encoded by the coding sequence ATGAGTGAGCTGGTGACGGGTGAGGCCGTGGCGCTGGAGGTGCGCCCGGCCAGGCTGCCCAGCAGGGCACTGGCGGTGCTGCTCGACCTGGTCGTGACGGTGATGGTCTACGTGGTCGTGTCCTTTGGCCTCCTCGCCGCTACGGCTTCCCTGGACGAGGCGGCGCAGATCGCGGTGTCGATCGGGACGTTCCTGCTCGTGCTGGTCGGGGGTCCGATAGCCGTGGAGACGCTCAGCCACGGGCGGTCCCTCGGAAAGATGGCCTGCGGGCTGCGGGTGGTCCGGGACGACGGCGGGCCGATCCGCTTCCGGCACGCGCTGGTGCGTGGCGCGATCGGTGTGGTCGAGATTCTGATGACGTTCGGGGCCGTCGCCTGCATCTCCTCGTTGGTGTCGGCGCGAGGGCGTCGGCTGGGTGACGTGTTCGCGGGCACCCTGGTCGTGCGGGAGCGGGTGCCGGCCGGGCAGGCGACCGCCGTGCCTCCGCCGCCGCCCTGGCTGGCGGGGCGTTTCTCGGAGCTCGATCTGTCGGCGGTGCCCGACGGGCTCTGGCTGGCGATCCGGCAGTACCTGACACGGATGCAGCACCTGGATCCGCGGGTCGGCTGGAACATGGCCGAACGGCTCGCCGCCGATCTCGTCGCCCTTACCGGGACTCCGGCACCGCGCGAGATCCCGCCGGCCATGTATCTGGCGGCGGTGCTGCAGGAGCGGCAGGCGCGTGAGGCCCGGCGCACGTTCGGCGGCGGCTACGGGGCCGGTGCGTTCGCGGCAGAGGGCGGGGTCCCGGTCGCCGGGTTCGGTGCGGCGCCCGGTGGTCCCGGCTTCCCGCCGCCGCAACCGCCGGTGTACGGCGCGCCGCAGTCGCAGGCGTACGGCGTCGGCGAGCACCCGGGTGCTCCCGTGTCCGCCGCCGCGGCCTCACCCGCCGCGCCTCAGGACACCCCCTCCTGGGGCGCCCCGGCCATGGATCTCCCGTCGCAGGACGCTGCCTTCGAGGACACGTCGCGGACCGAGCGTCCCGGTACCGGGTTCGTGCCGCCGGCCTGA
- a CDS encoding cation diffusion facilitator family transporter, with protein MSASGGTRAIMAALGANLAIAAAKFVAFAFSGSSSMLAEGVHSLADSGNQFLLLIGGKRAQREATPQHPFGYGRERYVYAFLVSIVLFSVGGMFAVYEGIEKIRHPHELEHWYWPVGVLLFAIVAEGFSFRTAIKEADQLRGKLSWPQFIRRAKAPELPVVLLEDFGALIGLVLALGGVGLSLLTGDGIWDGIGTVCIGALLVLIALVLAAETKSLLLGEAAGTDVVRQIETAMVDGDTVTGVIHMRTLHLGPEELLIAAKIAVRHDDTAADVAAAIDAAEARIRATVPIARVIYLEPDIYSEAEAAKGPDREATPGGPAPHPTGH; from the coding sequence ATGAGCGCGTCAGGCGGTACCAGGGCGATCATGGCGGCACTCGGCGCCAACCTCGCCATCGCGGCAGCCAAGTTCGTGGCGTTCGCCTTCAGCGGCTCCTCCTCGATGCTCGCCGAGGGCGTGCACTCCCTCGCTGATTCCGGCAACCAGTTCCTGCTGCTGATCGGCGGCAAGCGGGCCCAGCGCGAGGCGACCCCGCAGCACCCCTTCGGCTACGGCCGCGAGCGGTACGTCTACGCCTTCCTCGTCTCCATCGTCCTGTTCTCCGTCGGCGGCATGTTCGCCGTCTACGAGGGCATCGAGAAGATCAGGCACCCGCACGAACTGGAGCACTGGTACTGGCCGGTGGGCGTCCTCCTCTTCGCGATCGTCGCCGAGGGCTTCTCCTTCCGCACGGCCATCAAGGAGGCCGACCAACTGCGCGGCAAGCTGTCCTGGCCACAGTTCATCCGCCGCGCCAAGGCACCCGAACTGCCGGTCGTGCTCCTGGAGGACTTCGGCGCGCTGATCGGCCTCGTCCTCGCCCTCGGCGGTGTGGGTCTCTCCCTGCTCACCGGCGACGGCATCTGGGACGGCATCGGCACGGTCTGCATCGGCGCCCTGCTCGTACTGATCGCCCTCGTCCTGGCCGCCGAGACCAAGTCCCTGCTGCTCGGTGAGGCCGCCGGCACCGACGTGGTCCGGCAGATCGAGACCGCCATGGTCGACGGCGACACCGTCACCGGCGTCATCCACATGCGCACGCTCCACCTCGGCCCCGAGGAACTGCTCATCGCCGCCAAGATCGCCGTCCGGCACGACGACACGGCCGCCGACGTCGCCGCTGCCATCGACGCCGCTGAGGCCCGCATCCGCGCGACCGTCCCGATCGCCCGCGTCATCTACCTGGAACCGGACATCTACAGCGAGGCCGAGGCGGCCAAGGGCCCGGACCGCGAGGCCACCCCGGGCGGCCCCGCCCCGCACCCCACAGGCCACTGA